In Oxyura jamaicensis isolate SHBP4307 breed ruddy duck chromosome 23, BPBGC_Ojam_1.0, whole genome shotgun sequence, a single window of DNA contains:
- the NIPAL3 gene encoding NIPA-like protein 3 isoform X2, whose protein sequence is MEGGNSPNLQLQQLPLATAAVSVQPHTDSFSYKENLIGALLAIFGHLVISIALNLQKYSHIRLAGSKDPRAYFKTKTWWCGLFLLVLGELGVFSSYAFAPLSLIVPLSAVSVIASAIIGIIFIKEKWKPKDFLSCGLAIIGTYLLITFGPNSHEKMTGENITRHLVSWPFLLYMLLEIIVFCLLLYFYKEKNANYIVVILLLVALLGSMTVVTVKAVAGMIVVSIQGNLQLDYPIFYIMLVCMIATAVFQATFLAQASQLYDSSQIASIGYILSTTIAITAGATFYLDFTGEDVLHICMFALGCLIAFLGVFLITRNRKKSIPFEPYISMDAMPGMQNMHDKGIAVQPDLKASFSYGALENNDNMPEIYTPATLPIVQEQHGSRGVSAPPYRVLEHSKKE, encoded by the exons ATGGAAGGAGGCAACAGTCCAAATCTGCAACTTCAGCAACTCCCACTGGCCACAGCAGCGGTTTCTGTGCAGCCACACACAGACTCCTTTTCTTACAAG gagAACTTGATTGGTGCATTACTAGCTATTTTTGGGCATCTTGTTATCAGTATTGCACTCAACCTTCAG AAATACAGCCACATCCGGTTGGCAGGTTCCAAAGACCCTCGAGCTTACTTCAAAACCAAGACATGGTGGTGTGGACTGtttctgctggtgctgggagagctgggagtGTTTTCCTCTTATGCTTTTGCTCCTCTTTCACTGATCGTGCCTCTCAGTGCAGTGTCTGTTATAG ctAGTGCGATCATAggaattatatttattaaagaaaaatggaagccCAAGGATTTCTTGA GCTGTGGTTTGGCAATTATTGGAACTTATCTACTGATAACATTTGGACCTAATAGTCACGAGAAGATGACGGGAGAAAATATCACTAGGCATTTAGTGAGCTGGCCATTTCTGTTGTATATG CTTTTGGAGATCATCGTATTCTGCCTGCTACTGTATTtttacaaggagaaaaatgcaaactacATTGTAGTTATTCTCCTGCTGGTGGCTTTGCTGG GTTCCATGACTGTTGTGACAGTGAAAGCTGTGGCAGGCATGATTGTTGTCTCAATACAAGGAAACCTACAACTCGACTACccaatattttatattatgttGGTGTGCATGATTGCTACAGCAGTCTTTCAAGCAAC ATTTTTAGCTCAAGCCTCACAGCTGTATGACTCGTCTCAGATTGCTAGCATCGGCTATATCCTGTCCACAACAATAGCTATCACAGCAG GGGCAACTTTCTACTTGGACTTCACTGGCGAAGATGTTCTCCATATATGCATGTTTGCACTTGG GTGCCTCATAGCATTTCTAGGTGTCTTCCTGATCACAAGAAATAGGAAGAAATCTATTCCCTTTGAACCTTACATATCAATGGATGCTATGCCAG GCATGCAAAACATGCACGATAAAGGGATTGCAGTTCAGCCTGACCTCAAAGCTTCCTTTTCCTATGGCGCCCTAGAGAACAATGACAACATGCCAGAAATTTATACTCCAGCTACATTGCCAATAGTGCAGGAGCAACATGGTTCCAGAGGAGTTTCTGCTCCACCCTACCgggtgctggagcacagcaAAAAGGAGTGA
- the STPG1 gene encoding O(6)-methylguanine-induced apoptosis 2: MRENDQGSSGSLPPPCHYNFNDSLTKVSTKGITSCFKSKTSHLTRTDRITAEPTVYQPHKPTREAKKIPFKGVWADNILEQCIREEILLDTAPAIPPCKDSPGPGQYNLVDYRGCPKQNCSSAVFVSNTERWMGSGSQEGFPGPGAYSPRALGKYSFIYNYDQKWVPVL, encoded by the exons ATGAGGGAAAATGATCAAG GTAGCTCAGGATCTCTGCCTCCTCCAT GTCACTACAACTTCAACGATTCCCTCACCAAGGTGTCTACCAAGGGTATAACATCTTGCTTCAAGTCAAAGACCTCCCACCTGACAAGGACAGACAGAATTACTGCAGAGCCCACAGTCTATCAGCCACATAAACCCACCagggaagcaaagaaaattcCTTTCAA GGGAGTGTGGGCTGATAATATCCTGGAGCAGTGTATCAGAG AAGAAATTCTGCTTGACACTGCTCCAGCAATCCCACCTTGTAAAGATTCACCTGGGCCTGGGCAGTACAACCTCGTGGATTACAGAGGATGTCCAAAGCAAAACTGCTCAAGTGCTGTGTTTGTCTCAAACACAGAGCGATGGATGGGGAGTGGATCACAGGAAGGGTTCCCTGGACCag GTGCTTATTCACCCAGAGCACTTGGGAAGTATTCCTTCATCTACAACTATGATCAGAAGTGGGTCCCagtgctgtga
- the NIPAL3 gene encoding NIPA-like protein 3 isoform X1, whose amino-acid sequence MEGGNSPNLQLQQLPLATAAVSVQPHTDSFSYKENLIGALLAIFGHLVISIALNLQKYSHIRLAGSKDPRAYFKTKTWWCGLFLLVLGELGVFSSYAFAPLSLIVPLSAVSVIASAIIGIIFIKEKWKPKDFLRRYVLSFVGCGLAIIGTYLLITFGPNSHEKMTGENITRHLVSWPFLLYMLLEIIVFCLLLYFYKEKNANYIVVILLLVALLGSMTVVTVKAVAGMIVVSIQGNLQLDYPIFYIMLVCMIATAVFQATFLAQASQLYDSSQIASIGYILSTTIAITAGATFYLDFTGEDVLHICMFALGCLIAFLGVFLITRNRKKSIPFEPYISMDAMPGMQNMHDKGIAVQPDLKASFSYGALENNDNMPEIYTPATLPIVQEQHGSRGVSAPPYRVLEHSKKE is encoded by the exons ATGGAAGGAGGCAACAGTCCAAATCTGCAACTTCAGCAACTCCCACTGGCCACAGCAGCGGTTTCTGTGCAGCCACACACAGACTCCTTTTCTTACAAG gagAACTTGATTGGTGCATTACTAGCTATTTTTGGGCATCTTGTTATCAGTATTGCACTCAACCTTCAG AAATACAGCCACATCCGGTTGGCAGGTTCCAAAGACCCTCGAGCTTACTTCAAAACCAAGACATGGTGGTGTGGACTGtttctgctggtgctgggagagctgggagtGTTTTCCTCTTATGCTTTTGCTCCTCTTTCACTGATCGTGCCTCTCAGTGCAGTGTCTGTTATAG ctAGTGCGATCATAggaattatatttattaaagaaaaatggaagccCAAGGATTTCTTGA GGCGTTATGTTTTATCCTTTGTAGGCTGTGGTTTGGCAATTATTGGAACTTATCTACTGATAACATTTGGACCTAATAGTCACGAGAAGATGACGGGAGAAAATATCACTAGGCATTTAGTGAGCTGGCCATTTCTGTTGTATATG CTTTTGGAGATCATCGTATTCTGCCTGCTACTGTATTtttacaaggagaaaaatgcaaactacATTGTAGTTATTCTCCTGCTGGTGGCTTTGCTGG GTTCCATGACTGTTGTGACAGTGAAAGCTGTGGCAGGCATGATTGTTGTCTCAATACAAGGAAACCTACAACTCGACTACccaatattttatattatgttGGTGTGCATGATTGCTACAGCAGTCTTTCAAGCAAC ATTTTTAGCTCAAGCCTCACAGCTGTATGACTCGTCTCAGATTGCTAGCATCGGCTATATCCTGTCCACAACAATAGCTATCACAGCAG GGGCAACTTTCTACTTGGACTTCACTGGCGAAGATGTTCTCCATATATGCATGTTTGCACTTGG GTGCCTCATAGCATTTCTAGGTGTCTTCCTGATCACAAGAAATAGGAAGAAATCTATTCCCTTTGAACCTTACATATCAATGGATGCTATGCCAG GCATGCAAAACATGCACGATAAAGGGATTGCAGTTCAGCCTGACCTCAAAGCTTCCTTTTCCTATGGCGCCCTAGAGAACAATGACAACATGCCAGAAATTTATACTCCAGCTACATTGCCAATAGTGCAGGAGCAACATGGTTCCAGAGGAGTTTCTGCTCCACCCTACCgggtgctggagcacagcaAAAAGGAGTGA